The genomic interval CACTCTGCATGGGTGCTGTACGAGGGCCCTACCCATGTTATGCGGGGGGCAGCACCCGCAACACCGCCACCGCCACGTCGTCTTCCAGGGGACGCCGCCCGTGGTCGGTGGCCCGAGCAATCAGTCGCTCGGCCACTTCCGCGGGCATGACGGCATTGGCCCGGGTCAACCAGGCCAGCACCCAGTCTTCGTCCCGCTGCCCCTCCCGGTCCCACAGCCCATCGGTGGCCATCACCAGCAGGTCCCCCGGCGCCAGGGCAAGCTCCTGAACCTCCGTCCGCACCAGGGGGAGTATGCCCACGGGCCAGGAGGGGGAGTAAAGGGGACTCACCTCCTTTCCTCTCTTCAGGTAGGAAGGGGCAGCCCCCATCTTGAGGATCGCCCCCTGTCCGGTACGCAGATCCACCACGGCGGCGTCCAGGGTCACGAACCGGTCCTGTTCCCCCTGCCGCTGCAACACCAGGTTGGCCAGCCTGGCAGCCAGAGTCAGATCGAACCCGGCGTCCACCATGCGCGCCATCAAGGCGCAGGCAGACTCGCTGCTCCGGTGCGCCTCTTCCCCCACCCCCATGCCGTCGGAGATCACCACGAGCACCCGCTGATCTTCCAGTTCCTTGATGAGCACCCCGTCCCCCGGCACCCGCTCCCCGTGGCGCGGCAGGGTGGTCGAACTGATCTCGTACGCCAGGGGGTGTACCCCGGTAGCCGGGCTGGGCGGAGCGGCCGCCTGGTCGGCCATCCTGCCGATCACTCTGGCCAGAGTGGCCACCTGCTGGTGCATGAGAGAGCAGTACTCCTGCACTCGCTCCTGCCAGTGGCGGCTGGTGTGGTACAGCTCGCCCAGACCGGCCACCGCCGCCACCAGTTGCTCGGCATGGGGACACCGGCGCCCGAGCCCTTCGGGAAGGTCGGCCAGGGTGGGTTTGCCTCCCCGCTCCGCCACCTCCAGGAGCCCCAGGATGCCGCGATAGGTCTGGTGAAACTCCTCCTCCCAGCAGGCGCGGAACCCGTGGCACCGGTCACATAGGCGGAAGGCCACCGGCCCGGCGAAATCCCAGAGGGTTTCCACCCGGGATGGGGCGGTGCAGGATGCCAGGCTGCGGTCCAGCTCGGTGAGCAGCCTGGAGGTGCTGTGAAGACGCTGCACCACCCGGTCGTGCAGCCGCCGCTGGCGCGTCACCCCCAGCTCGGCCTCGCCCGCCCCGCGGAAGGCCGCCCGGGCCGTCTCCAGCCAGCCGCCGGGGATCAGAGCAAACAATACCAGGGCGGCCGTGCACTCCGCCAGCACCAGGCCGGCCGGCGCATGGGGGTAGGAGTGAAAGGTCATGAGGAGGGAACCCAGCATGCCCCCTATGCCCGTGCCCACGCGGCCCAGCTCGCGGAACACTCCTGCCGTCAGGCCGGCGAAGGCAGGGACGGCCACCGCCCAGGCGGACCCCGGAGCAGCGGTCACCAGGCCGGTAACCACTCCCGCGGCTGCCCCCAGACCGGCGCCGCCCGCGTAACCGGCCACCAGGGCCAGGAAAAGCACCATGATGCCCTCGGCATCCAGAGGACCCAGGGGGATGCCGGCCGTGCCCGCCACCGCACCGGCTCCCAGCACGGCCAGGGCGAACACCTGCTCCATGCCTCCCCGGCTCCCCCGCACCTGGGCCATCTCCTCCGCGGTCTCGCGAAGCCGGGGCCGGGCAGGCAACGCGTAGCTGCTGACCAGGGTGAGGAGGAGGGCCAGGAAGGACTCGGCCAGGGCCAGCGCCAAATCCACAGGAGTCGGGCCCGCGACCACGGCCGCCGCCGACCTCACCGTGGCCGTGAGGGAAAAGGCGATCACTCCCAGCCCCAGGGGGTTGGTGTCGGCGTGGGCCGGCAGCCGGGCCAGGAGAAGCTGGGCAAACAGGAGGAGCAACCCCAACTCCAGGCCCAGCACGGGGCTCCGGGTGGCCGCACCCGCCACCAGAGCTGCC from Bacillota bacterium carries:
- a CDS encoding SpoIIE family protein phosphatase; this translates as MGNGSYARWAGSWRWARPRSQALVTTAGRVLGDRLWPLLLLGVLLARASLFGSLYPFGLPFYLAAAGARPRARLPVAAALVAGAATRSPVLGLELGLLLLFAQLLLARLPAHADTNPLGLGVIAFSLTATVRSAAAVVAGPTPVDLALALAESFLALLLTLVSSYALPARPRLRETAEEMAQVRGSRGGMEQVFALAVLGAGAVAGTAGIPLGPLDAEGIMVLFLALVAGYAGGAGLGAAAGVVTGLVTAAPGSAWAVAVPAFAGLTAGVFRELGRVGTGIGGMLGSLLMTFHSYPHAPAGLVLAECTAALVLFALIPGGWLETARAAFRGAGEAELGVTRQRRLHDRVVQRLHSTSRLLTELDRSLASCTAPSRVETLWDFAGPVAFRLCDRCHGFRACWEEEFHQTYRGILGLLEVAERGGKPTLADLPEGLGRRCPHAEQLVAAVAGLGELYHTSRHWQERVQEYCSLMHQQVATLARVIGRMADQAAAPPSPATGVHPLAYEISSTTLPRHGERVPGDGVLIKELEDQRVLVVISDGMGVGEEAHRSSESACALMARMVDAGFDLTLAARLANLVLQRQGEQDRFVTLDAAVVDLRTGQGAILKMGAAPSYLKRGKEVSPLYSPSWPVGILPLVRTEVQELALAPGDLLVMATDGLWDREGQRDEDWVLAWLTRANAVMPAEVAERLIARATDHGRRPLEDDVAVAVLRVLPPA